CGGAAGAGTCAGATAAAGTTGTTCCTCGAAGTAACGACGGTTTGGCAAGCGAGTGAGTGAATCATGATACCCCATACGTTCTAGCCATACTTCCTGCTGATAGTCTTCCGTGACATCTGCTAAGATGACGAAATAACGTTGCTGATGTGGAATATCGATGATAGTCGTATTCAAAAAGGTTTCTGGATGTTCCTCCGTAGCAGGTACATGTAGTAGATGAGCGGGATAGACCAATTGTTCTTGTTGAAGCAATGGGATGAGCCGATCAAGTTGTAGGCGTTGAGTCGGTCCAAGCGGTAAATCATTCCATCCTGCCACTGTAGCAGCTGGATTAACGGATCGGATTTGATACGTTGCATCGATTTCAAGAACAACTTCTGGATAAGACAGGAAAAGCGATGTCAGTTCCTTTTCTCGTAACTGTAAAAGTGCTGTTTTTTGATGGACGATGTCTTCTAGATTCGTTTGCAGTGCCGTTGTTTCCTGTAACAATCGAAGATTTTCCCGATAAGAGAAAAGCTGACGTGTTAAAAATAATAAAAACGTAATACCGACAGACAATAAGAAGAAGGTTCGAGAGACAGGGAAGAACGTGATATAAAGAATCAGCGCAGATAATAAGATATAAACCATCAGTGAACGCATAAGTGTTTCGACCCGAATGAGATTAGCTTGTTGCTCACGACTGATGGGAAGAGCACGCGTGTTCATGAAGGCGAGGATGAACAGACCGCTGAGTGGATATAGCGGAAGCAATTGACCCGCTATTTGTGGTTCGCCGTTCAATAACAATGTATAAAAGACGAAGTTCGTCATACCTAGAATGAACGTTCCGAGTACGAGAAAGATGAATCCTGCTCGTGATACGTTTCGTTTGAGTCCGGAAACATAAAGCAAGAAAAAGAACAGCGTCAATAGAATCGTCAAGAAAGCATAAAATGTCCAACTGACCTGTTCGAGCATCGTTCGCGTGTAAGAAGGAACGAAACGGAAAATGGCGATGTATCCAGCAATCATCGATACGGTGAACAATGTTAAAGAATCGAGAATCAATAACTTTTGTTTTTTAAATAAAGACAAGTCCAATTGTCGAAAAAAGAAAATGACCATCATCGTCAAGTGGATCGTATAAGGTAGATCGAGCAAGACGTTCAGATTAATCGATTCCCATTGTAAGAGACGTCCGAACATATTGAGTAAATCACCTAAAAAATACGAAAAGAAGGCAATTGATAGCCATTTGTATGGTAGGGAAGTTTGTTTAAAAACACTAGATCGGCTAAGTAAGAAAATCACGAAAGAACCGGTCAAACTAACGACTGCCGAAAGTTGTAACGAGCGGTCTTGTGGTAATAGCCAGAGCAAGATGTACGTAACGACTAAGTAGAATGCGACGGTAGGGTAGATGTTTTGAACGATCCGTTTCACCGGAACTCCTCCTTTCGCAAGCCTTTCTCAAAAATGAAATATGCTATACCATTACCCGATATCTAGTATGAATTCACATTTATTTTCATATTCAAAATGGAATGGAGAAATCGTTCCCATTTTATGAAATAAGCGGAGTTCTTCATTAAGAAGAACTCCGCTTATTCATATCACTGATTAGAAAGAAGAACTCC
This window of the Exiguobacterium acetylicum genome carries:
- a CDS encoding GGDEF domain-containing protein, whose translation is MKRIVQNIYPTVAFYLVVTYILLWLLPQDRSLQLSAVVSLTGSFVIFLLSRSSVFKQTSLPYKWLSIAFFSYFLGDLLNMFGRLLQWESINLNVLLDLPYTIHLTMMVIFFFRQLDLSLFKKQKLLILDSLTLFTVSMIAGYIAIFRFVPSYTRTMLEQVSWTFYAFLTILLTLFFFLLYVSGLKRNVSRAGFIFLVLGTFILGMTNFVFYTLLLNGEPQIAGQLLPLYPLSGLFILAFMNTRALPISREQQANLIRVETLMRSLMVYILLSALILYITFFPVSRTFFLLSVGITFLLFLTRQLFSYRENLRLLQETTALQTNLEDIVHQKTALLQLREKELTSLFLSYPEVVLEIDATYQIRSVNPAATVAGWNDLPLGPTQRLQLDRLIPLLQQEQLVYPAHLLHVPATEEHPETFLNTTIIDIPHQQRYFVILADVTEDYQQEVWLERMGYHDSLTRLPNRRYFEEQLYLTLPMLDHGSLLFIDLDGFKQINDTYGHDVGDLLLQETATRLQSMTTTTDLVARLGGDEFLIFIQASASETRQFAEHVLEVLNHPFYIQTYTLRVTPSIGISLYPEDGKSSEQLLIRADEAMYHIKKTEKNNYIFAAHIKR